A genome region from Portunus trituberculatus isolate SZX2019 chromosome 18, ASM1759143v1, whole genome shotgun sequence includes the following:
- the LOC123505421 gene encoding peptidyl-prolyl cis-trans isomerase E-like, which yields MSNNKRILYVGGLADEVTEEVLRSAFIPFGDIVDVQIPLDYETEKHRGFAFIEFELPEDAVAAIDNMNESELFGRTIRVNLAKPQKAKEGSSRAVWADDEWLKKYAGASLETEKEGGEEGVKRPATETEDEPKAKKKKGNPQVYFDIKIGKTLAGRIVMQLRADVVPKTVENFRCLCTHEKGFGYQNSTFHRIIPGFMCQGGDFTNHNGTGGRSIYGAKFEDENFKLRHTGPGILSMANSGPNSNGSQFFLTTERTEWLDNKHVVFGQVISGINVIRKMEKCGTKTGKPTEKVTISNCGELV from the exons ATGTCTAATAACAAGAGGATTTTGTACGTGG GAGGACTGGCTGATGAGGTGACAGAGGAGGTTCTGCGGTCTGCATTCATCCCATTTGGTGACATAGTTGATGTACAGATCCCCCTTGACTATGAGACTGAGAAGCACAGAGGTTTTGCTTTCATTGAATTTGAATTGCCAGAAGATGCTGTAGCAGCAATTGATAACATG AATGAGAGTGAGTTGTTTGGACGCACCATTCGGGTCAACTTGGCAAAACCCCAGAAGGCAAAGGAAGGTTCATCCCGAGCCGTCTGGGCTGATGACGAGTGGCTCAAGAAGTATGCCGGCGCATCGCTGGAGactgagaaggagggaggggaggaaggtgtCAAGCGACCAGCAACTGAAACA gaagatgaacccaaagctaagaagaaaaagggtaaTCCTCAAGTATACTTTGACATCAAGATTGGAAAGACCTTGGCTGGCAGGATTGTAATGCAGCTCAGGGCTGATGTTGTCCCCAAGACAGTTGAG aaTTTCCGCTGCCTCTGCACTCACGAAAAAGGCTTTGGCTACCAGAATTCAACCTTCCACCGCATCATCCCCGGCTTTATGTGTCAGGGTGGGGACTTCACCAACCACAATGGCACTGGAGGACGTTCCATATATGGGGCAAAGTTTGAGGATGAAAACTTCAAACTAAGACACACAG GTCCTGGAATCCTTTCTATGGCCAATTCAGGACCCAACAGCAATGGTTCTCAGTTCTTCCTGACAACAGAGCGCACCGAGTGGTTGGACAACAAACATGTTGTCTTTGGTCAAGTCATTTCTGGTATCAATGTGATCAGGAAAATGGAA aaaTGTGGAACAAAAACTGGGAAGCCAACAGAAAAAGTAACAATTTCAAATTGTGGTGAATTAGTCTAg